The following are encoded in a window of Streptomyces griseiscabiei genomic DNA:
- a CDS encoding (2Fe-2S)-binding protein: MNPHELARAEPEPAFTVTLDGHELAALPGQTVAAALWAAGVTSWRSTRGEGRPRGIFCGIGVCFDCLVTVNGRPNQRACLVPVRPGDAIDTQEGTGHEH, from the coding sequence GTGAACCCGCACGAACTGGCACGGGCCGAGCCGGAGCCCGCCTTCACCGTCACCCTGGACGGTCATGAGCTGGCGGCGCTGCCCGGCCAGACGGTCGCCGCCGCGCTCTGGGCCGCCGGAGTCACCTCCTGGCGCAGCACCCGGGGCGAGGGCCGGCCGCGCGGGATCTTCTGCGGCATCGGCGTGTGCTTCGACTGCCTGGTCACCGTCAACGGCCGGCCCAACCAACGGGCCTGTCTGGTCCCGGTGCGACCGGGGGACGCCATCGACACACAGGAGGGCACGGGCCATGAGCACTGA